The following coding sequences lie in one Accipiter gentilis chromosome 31, bAccGen1.1, whole genome shotgun sequence genomic window:
- the NIPA2 gene encoding magnesium transporter NIPA2, translated as MSQTRGRYDFCIGLVLAMSSSIFIGGSFILKKKGLLRLARKGSMRAGQGGHAYLKEWLWWAGLLSMGAGEVANFAAYAFAPATLVTPLGALSVLVSAILSSFFLNEKLNLHGKIGCLLSILGSTVMVIHAPQEEEVETLNEMSHKLGDPGFVVFATLVVIVSLILIFVVGPRHGQTNILVYITICSVIGALSVSCVKGLGITIKELFAGKPVLKHPLSWILLLSLIVCVSTQINYLNRALDIFNTSIVTPIYYVIFTTSVLTCSAILFKEWQHMEADDIIGTFSGFLTIIVGIFLLHAFKDVNFTLANLPLSLRKDDRAANGTLLSTYDCFNHDEESSACLGEIQSTESLSARRNGSLSAF; from the exons ATGAGCCAAACTCGTGGGAGATATGACTTCTGTATTGGTCTGGTGTTGGCTATGAGTTCCAGCATTTTCATCGGAGGAAGTTTCATCCTGAAAAAGAAAGGCCTTCTCCGGTTAGCTAGGAAAGGCTCCATGAGAGCAG GTCAAGGTGGTCATGCATACCTTAAGGAGTGGCTGTGGTGGGCTGGACTTCTTTCAA tgggagctggtgaagTAGCTAACTTTGCTGCCTATGCTTTTGCACCAGCTACGTTAGTGACTCCTTTAGGAGCTCTCAGTGTTCTTGTAAG tgcCATTCTGTCAtccttctttttaaatgaaaaacttaaTCTACATGGAAAAATAGGGTGTTTGCTAAGTATACTGGGATCAACTGTGATGGTAATTCATGCTCCACAAGAGGAGGAAGTAGAAACTTTGAATGAAATGTCCCACAAACTAGGTGATCCAG GTTTTGTGGTCTTCGCAACTCTTGTTGTCATTGTGTCTTTAATTCTAATATTTGTGGTGGGACCTCGCCATGGACAGACCAACATTCTTGTGTACATAACAATTTGCTCTGTAATTGGAGCATTATCAGTCTCCTGTGTAAAAGGTTTGGGCATCACTATAAAGGAACTTTTTGCAGGAAAACCAGTGCTGAAGCATCCCTTGTCTTGGATTCTGCTGCTAAGCCTTATTGTCTGTGTGAGCACGCAGATCAACTATTTAAACAGGGCTCTGGATATATTCAACACTTCGATAGTGACTCCAATATATTATGTAATATTTACAACATCTGTTTTAACTTGTTCTGCCATCCTTTTCAAGGAGTGGCAACACATGGAGGCTGATGACATTATTGGCACCTTCAGTGGCTTCCTGACTATTATTGTGGGGATCTTTTTATTGCATGCCTTCAAAGATGTTAATTTCACCCTAGCAAATCTGCCCCTTTCTTTGCGCAAAGATGATAGAGCAGCAAATGGTACTTTGCTGAGCACGTATGACTGCTTTAATCATGATGAAGAAAGTTCTGCCTGCCTAGGTGAAATACAATCCACTGAGAGTCTCTCAGCCAGGAGAAATGGAAGTCTGTCAGCCTTCTGA